The following are from one region of the Treponema denticola genome:
- a CDS encoding FAD-binding oxidoreductase, with protein sequence MGKRYEYKDFKPVWEQVPPPKDSFREAAKWGDPNEFKEPNERLYKYMKTVFGIGDEIFKQKRFEGLEALPESLPVNLDQKHIEALKEIFGEADVSTAVKDRVSVAYGKTMYDAYRLREGILENIADVVVYPSSHDQIVKLVKYANEHKIPLYVYGGGSSVTRGVEAVRGGISLDMRKNFNKVLAFNETDQTITVQAGMSGPQLEAHLNNAQKEFDAKMAYTCGHFPQSFEYSSVGGWVVTRGAGQNSTYYGNIKDIVFQQTYVTPAGIVKSYGLPAHAVGPDIDELMMGSEGSFGILTNVTLRFFKYRPETRKKFSFIFKTWEDGMKACREIMQNESGFPSVFRLSDAEETDMALKLYGVEGTIAETAMNLMGYKPMKRCLFLGWSEGAKEFSKQLYKKVKRICKQNGGLFLTGKPVDGWEHGRFTDPYLRESLQDYGVIIDTMECSVTWDMMPKVHEEVRRFAKSRPHTVCMTHLSHAYPQGANLYFIFIGLFKNKEEYVEYQYGIFDNIMKAGAAMSHHHGVGKMTAAWVEESIGQTNFEIFKALKKHFDPNNIMNPGGTLGLDMTEDQKRKPKYAGKTWEENF encoded by the coding sequence ACCCAAATGAATTTAAGGAGCCTAACGAAAGACTTTATAAATATATGAAAACGGTCTTCGGAATAGGGGACGAGATTTTTAAACAAAAGCGTTTTGAAGGACTTGAAGCATTGCCTGAAAGCCTTCCCGTAAACCTTGACCAAAAACATATTGAGGCCTTAAAAGAAATTTTCGGAGAGGCGGATGTCAGCACGGCCGTAAAGGACAGGGTATCGGTTGCTTACGGAAAAACCATGTACGATGCCTACCGCCTCCGTGAGGGCATCCTTGAAAACATCGCCGATGTTGTAGTATACCCTTCAAGCCATGACCAAATAGTTAAGCTCGTAAAATATGCGAATGAGCACAAAATTCCCCTCTATGTGTACGGAGGCGGTTCTTCCGTTACCAGAGGCGTTGAGGCAGTAAGGGGCGGCATATCCCTCGATATGCGTAAAAACTTTAACAAGGTTTTAGCCTTTAACGAAACTGACCAGACAATTACGGTTCAAGCCGGAATGTCGGGGCCCCAACTTGAAGCTCACTTAAACAATGCTCAAAAAGAATTCGATGCAAAGATGGCCTACACTTGCGGACACTTCCCGCAATCATTTGAATATTCCTCCGTGGGAGGATGGGTAGTTACCCGCGGAGCAGGACAAAATTCCACATACTACGGAAACATAAAAGACATAGTTTTTCAACAAACATACGTAACTCCTGCGGGCATCGTTAAAAGCTACGGGCTTCCCGCCCATGCGGTCGGACCGGACATAGACGAGCTTATGATGGGGAGCGAGGGCTCTTTTGGAATTCTTACAAATGTTACCTTGCGGTTTTTTAAATACAGGCCGGAAACCCGCAAAAAGTTCAGCTTTATATTTAAAACTTGGGAAGACGGAATGAAAGCCTGCCGCGAGATTATGCAAAACGAATCGGGTTTTCCCTCGGTGTTTAGACTTTCGGATGCGGAAGAAACCGACATGGCTTTAAAGCTTTACGGAGTTGAAGGCACCATAGCCGAAACTGCGATGAACCTCATGGGATATAAGCCGATGAAACGCTGCCTCTTTTTAGGCTGGAGCGAGGGTGCTAAAGAATTTTCAAAGCAGCTTTACAAAAAGGTAAAGCGGATATGTAAACAAAACGGCGGACTTTTCTTAACGGGCAAGCCTGTAGACGGCTGGGAGCACGGCCGCTTTACGGATCCGTATCTAAGGGAATCATTACAAGATTATGGAGTAATAATAGACACGATGGAATGCAGCGTAACATGGGATATGATGCCGAAAGTTCACGAAGAGGTAAGAAGATTTGCAAAATCCCGCCCTCACACGGTATGCATGACCCATCTTTCCCATGCCTATCCGCAAGGGGCAAACCTGTACTTTATCTTTATAGGCCTTTTTAAAAACAAGGAAGAATATGTGGAATACCAGTACGGCATCTTCGATAATATAATGAAGGCAGGAGCGGCCATGAGCCACCACCACGGTGTCGGCAAGATGACGGCAGCTTGGGTAGAAGAATCCATAGGACAAACCAACTTTGAAATCTTTAAGGCTCTAAAAAAACACTTCGACCCGAACAATATAATGAATCCGGGCGGTACCCTTGGCCTCGATATGACGGAAGACCAAAAGAGAAAACCTAAATACGCCGGAAAAACTTGGGAGGAAAATTTTTAG